In Candidatus Desulfofervidus auxilii, one genomic interval encodes:
- a CDS encoding (Fe-S)-binding protein, whose protein sequence is MGQAEVQPQDLYEVFQERAYAIVDGEKIRQCLQCGTCSASCPFGEGMDYNTRKMIAAMRGGDFDEILSGHGIWLCTSCYTCTVRCPAKIPLTDVMIPVLRETAMLYEKGVPSELQKALENVARYGNPFGESPRKRINWVKEAGVPLKILQKDKKPVNVLLIPECFCAYHQRAKNLIISLAKILHKLNVDFGIIGPDEKCIGDSKRLAGEFGLFEMLVEHNAKQLKKYNFDIIVTPDPHAYNALINEYPKFGYRYKVLHHTQYLSQRLADLEALFQNEFPYKVTYHDPCYLGRRNKVFDAPREILKSINGLKLIEMPRTKEDALCCGGGGGGVWLDSFSKEYIKERPAEKRVKEAVATGAEVLAVACPIDITMFEDAVKVLNLEGKIRVMDISEILLEAIGG, encoded by the coding sequence ATGGGGCAGGCAGAGGTGCAGCCACAAGATTTATATGAAGTCTTTCAGGAAAGGGCATATGCTATAGTTGATGGAGAAAAGATAAGGCAGTGCCTCCAATGTGGCACATGTAGTGCTTCTTGTCCATTTGGTGAAGGTATGGACTATAATACAAGAAAGATGATTGCCGCCATGAGGGGTGGAGATTTTGATGAAATTTTAAGCGGGCATGGAATATGGCTTTGCACCTCATGCTATACCTGTACTGTGAGATGTCCAGCAAAAATTCCTTTAACAGATGTTATGATTCCTGTCTTAAGAGAAACAGCCATGCTTTATGAAAAGGGAGTTCCGTCTGAACTTCAGAAGGCACTTGAAAATGTAGCCAGATATGGAAATCCCTTTGGAGAATCTCCCAGGAAGAGGATTAATTGGGTTAAGGAAGCAGGAGTTCCATTAAAAATTTTGCAAAAGGATAAAAAACCCGTAAACGTCCTTTTAATTCCTGAGTGTTTTTGTGCTTATCATCAGAGGGCAAAAAATCTTATCATTTCTCTGGCTAAAATACTTCATAAACTAAATGTAGATTTTGGTATTATTGGTCCTGATGAAAAATGCATTGGTGATTCAAAGAGATTAGCAGGAGAATTTGGCTTGTTTGAAATGCTAGTTGAACATAATGCCAAACAACTTAAGAAATACAACTTTGATATAATAGTTACTCCTGATCCTCATGCCTATAATGCCCTTATTAATGAATATCCAAAATTTGGCTATAGGTATAAAGTGTTGCATCATACGCAATATCTTTCTCAAAGATTGGCTGATTTAGAAGCTCTTTTTCAAAATGAATTTCCTTATAAGGTAACTTATCATGACCCCTGTTATTTAGGCAGGAGAAATAAGGTCTTTGATGCTCCTAGGGAGATTTTAAAGTCTATAAATGGTCTGAAATTAATAGAAATGCCAAGAACAAAAGAAGATGCCTTATGTTGTGGTGGTGGCGGTGGTGGGGTATGGCTTGATAGCTTTAGCAAGGAATACATAAAGGAAAGACCGGCTGAAAAAAGAGTGAAAGAGGCAGTGGCCACAGGGGCAGAAGTGCTTGCTGTGGCTTGCCCCATAGATATTACCATGTTTGAGGATGCAGTTAAGGTGCTTAATCTAGAAGGAAAAATAAGGGTAATGGATATTTCAGAAATTTTATTAGAAGCCATAGGAGGTTAA